In Candidatus Binatus sp., the genomic stretch TCGCGACTGCTAATCTGTGCGGATGCCAACTCCTCGGCCCGCATCGCCAACCGCGAGCACCGTAGCTGAGTCCTCGAATCGGGAGCCGAACGAAGCGCCCGACGACCCCGACCAACCTCGCCGCGGCATCTTCGCGCGCGTCTCCGATCGCATCTTTCCGCGCACCGCCCTGATTCGATTTCTCGGCTACGTCCGGCCGCATCTATGGCTCGTCGCCGGCGGCTCCGCGATGGGCATCCTCAAATTCACGATGCCGCTCGCCTTTCCGCTCGCCTTCAAATACGTCTTCGACGTCTTGCTGGTGCCGCAGCCGCGAATCGAAAAGGTGGATGCGCTCATCGACCGATTGTGCGTTTCGCTCGCCTCGACGCTTCACTTAGGCGCCGGCTCGGCCGCCAAGCTCGAGGCTCTGACCGCCGCGCTCTTCGTACTGTTCTTCGTGCAGGCGATCGCAACCTATTTTCGCAACTATTGGGCGAGCATGGCGGGCCATCGCCTGATCTTCGACCTTCGCTACGCGCTGTTCCTTCACATGCAGCGCCTGTCGCATTCGTTTTTCGATCGCACGACTTCCGGCGCCGTGGTGTCGCGCTTCATTTCGGACATCTCGATGGCGCAAAATTTCGTCGGCTCCGCGATGATCAACATCTGGATGGACGGCGTCTCGCTCGGCTTCGTCGTGTGGCTGCTCTTTTATCTGAACACGCGCCTGGCGTGGATTTCGCTGATCGTCATCCCGTTCTACGTCGCCGTCATCCGCATCCTCTCGCCGAAAATCAAGGAAACCAGCCACGACCTGCAGGAAGTGGTAGAGGAATTTTCCGGCGAGCTGCAGGAGCGCGTCGCCGGCATCTCGACGGTGAAATCGTTCGCGCGCGAAGCCGCCGAAGCTCGCCGCTTCCATCAGCGCACCACCCAGCTCTACGACCTGACGATCGATAGCGTCAGGCTGTCGGCGACCCATCAGATGTTCACCGAGTTCATCTCGCGCTCGGCGCCGCTGCTGGTCATCTGGGCGGGCGCGCTGATGATCATGCACGGCAAGATGACCATCGGCACCGTGGTCGCATTCTTCGCATTCCTGGGCGCGCTCTATCTGCCGCTGCAACGCTTCTCCGAACTGTCGGTGATCGTCGCGACCTCGCTCGCCGCGATCGAGCGCATCTTCCAGTTTTTCGACGAGACGCCGGAAGTGACCGACCTCGCCGGCGCGCCGGCCCTGCCGGTGCCGCACGGATGCGTCGAGATCGAGCATCTCGGCTTCGGCTACAAGCCGCTCGACGGCGGACCGCGTCGGATGGTGCTGCACGATGTGAACCTCGCGGTCGCCGCCGGCACCACCGTCGCGCTGGTCGGTCGTTCGGGCGCGGGCAAAACCACGCTCGCGAGCCTGATTCCGCGCTTTTACGAATTGACCGCGGGCCGCATTCTGATCGATGGAACCGATATTTCTGCCGTGACGCTAAAGTCGTTGCGCGATTCGATCGGGATCGTGCCGCAGGACGCGATCCTCTTCAGCGCGTCGATTCGCGAGAACGTCCAGTACGGCCGCCCCGGCGCGTCCGACGGCGACGTCTGGCGCGCGCTCGAGCAGGCCAACATCCGCGATTTCATCGAGTCGCTGTCCAACAAGCTCGATACCACGATTGGCGAGGGCAGCGTGCGCCCCTCGACCGGGCAACGCCAGCGGCTGGCGCTCGCGCGCGTCTTTCTGAAAAATCCTCCGATCCTGATTCTCGACGAAGCGACGTCAGGCCTCGATTCCGAAGTCGAAAATCTGATTCATGACGCGGTGCGCCGCCTGATGAAAGGCCGCACCTCCTTTCTGATTGCGCATCGCCTCGCGAGCGCCGTCGATGCGGACGTGATCGTCGTGCTCGATCGCGGCCGCGTGGTGGAAGTCGGCGCGCACGCGGAATTGGTGAAACGCTCGGGCGTTTACGCCCAGCTCTTCAACGAGCAGACGCGCAAGCTCAGGCTTACTCCCGAGCATACCTCGCGCCTGCCGGGATCGCTTAGGCTGGCGCGCGTGCCCGATCGCGAACCCGCCGCCTGAAGATTGCCGCGTCAACCGTGCTTGCGAGAACTGACCAGCTATGAACGAATAGCTGCGATGGAATTCTCGAACATCCGCGGATTGAGGCAAACGATTCGATGAAGAAGAAAGCAGCCGTCACCGCCAAGCCAGTTATCGCCCCCACCGAAGTAGAGCCGGGCGGATTGAAAACCCTCGCGATCGACATCGGCGGCACCGGAATCAAGGCGGCGATTCTCGACGAGAAAGGCGAGATGACGACCAAGCGCGAACGCCTCAAGACGCCCGCCAACGCGACCCCGAAAAAAGTGCTCGCAATCATCGCGAGGCTCGGCAAAAAACTCGGCGACTTCGATCGCGCGTCGGCCGGTTTCCCCGGCGTGATCAAGAAGGGCATCGTTTATAGCGCCCCCAATC encodes the following:
- a CDS encoding ABC transporter ATP-binding protein encodes the protein MPTPRPASPTASTVAESSNREPNEAPDDPDQPRRGIFARVSDRIFPRTALIRFLGYVRPHLWLVAGGSAMGILKFTMPLAFPLAFKYVFDVLLVPQPRIEKVDALIDRLCVSLASTLHLGAGSAAKLEALTAALFVLFFVQAIATYFRNYWASMAGHRLIFDLRYALFLHMQRLSHSFFDRTTSGAVVSRFISDISMAQNFVGSAMINIWMDGVSLGFVVWLLFYLNTRLAWISLIVIPFYVAVIRILSPKIKETSHDLQEVVEEFSGELQERVAGISTVKSFAREAAEARRFHQRTTQLYDLTIDSVRLSATHQMFTEFISRSAPLLVIWAGALMIMHGKMTIGTVVAFFAFLGALYLPLQRFSELSVIVATSLAAIERIFQFFDETPEVTDLAGAPALPVPHGCVEIEHLGFGYKPLDGGPRRMVLHDVNLAVAAGTTVALVGRSGAGKTTLASLIPRFYELTAGRILIDGTDISAVTLKSLRDSIGIVPQDAILFSASIRENVQYGRPGASDGDVWRALEQANIRDFIESLSNKLDTTIGEGSVRPSTGQRQRLALARVFLKNPPILILDEATSGLDSEVENLIHDAVRRLMKGRTSFLIAHRLASAVDADVIVVLDRGRVVEVGAHAELVKRSGVYAQLFNEQTRKLRLTPEHTSRLPGSLRLARVPDREPAA